A region of Zeugodacus cucurbitae isolate PBARC_wt_2022May chromosome 5, idZeuCucr1.2, whole genome shotgun sequence DNA encodes the following proteins:
- the LOC105212856 gene encoding homeobox protein B-H1, with amino-acid sequence MKESMTFITSPSATSEQKQKMSNIKPNRSRFMINDILAGSAAAAAAVEAANAAGVAAAAVFYKHQHHQQQQQNMNNNNHSGNNTSQTSFIQCSQPPFESSTPVQQSDSSPIPLTMHHHSAHLQPSQIHHSRGPSHTLIPQHTQTPVSAVAQKIHFPVGATQIGSNGINVVQYAAAMQQHYANATSVARDFDNNSDYQDNEDCDSEVGSGGHLDDNSVCSNGAKDEDGNSIKSGSTNDTHGLSKKQRKARTAFTDHQLQTLEKSFERQKYLSVQERQELAHKLDLSDCQVKTWYQNRRTKWKRQTAVGLELLAEAGNFAAFQRLYGGTPYLGAWPYPGSQSPHAVPAPSSIDLYYRQAAAAAAMQKPLPYNLYAGVHNVGPLASLPVSATSPFSHLSASSSLSSLSSYYQNASAAAVAAATGATSTSNPIAVVKPIASPPLPSIASTVGPPSQINAVTDQRYSPCSPIQQSPTRHIVLSRSPSPTLNPGSPPGRSRESSQLQSDDDDQIHV; translated from the exons ATGAAAGAATCAATGACATTTATAACTTCACCTTCAGCCACCAgtgaacaaaagcaaaaaatgtcGAATATAAAACCTAATCGGTCACGTTTTATGATTAACGATATTCTAGCTGGaagtgccgccgccgccgcagcAGTAGAAGCGGCTAATGCAGCTGGCGTGGCAGCGGCTGCTGTATTTTACAAGCAtcaacatcatcaacaacaacaacaaaatatgaataataacaaTCACAGTGGGAACAACACATCTCAAACTTCGTTTATTCAATGCTCCCAACCACCATTTGAATCTTCAACACCTGTACAACAGTCTGATTCATCACCAATTCCATTAACCATGCACCATCACTCTGCTCATCTTCAACCGTCGCAAATACATCATTCGAGGGGTCCATCACATACTCTAATTCCACAACATACACAAACACCCGTTAGCGCGGTTGCACAGAAAATTCATTTTCCCGTCGGCGCAACACAAATTGGTTCAAACGGTATAAATGTAGTGCAATATGCGGCAGCAATGCAACAGCATTACGCGAATGCAACTTCAGTCGCTCGCGACTTTGATAACAATAGTGATTATCAGGACAACGAAGATTGTGACAGTGAAGTTGGGAGCGGCGGCCACTTGGACGATAACAGTGTTTGTAGTAATG gTGCTAAAGATGAGGACGGTAATAGCATTAAAAGTGGTTCCACAAATGACACACATGGTTTGAGTAAAAAACAACGTAAAGCGCGCACCGCTTTTACAGATCATCAATTGCAAACTCTAGAAAAATCTTTTGAAAgacaaaagtatttaagtgttcAAGAAAGACAAGAGCTTGCCCATAAGCTGGACTTAAGCGACTGCCAAGTTAAAACCTGGTACCAAAACCGTCG AACCAAATGGAAACGGCAAACTGCAGTGGGATTGGAATTACTAGCAGAGGCAGGGAACTTTGCAGCATTTCAACGACTTTATGGTGGAACACCCTATTTGGGAGCATGGCCATATCCTGGTTCACAGTCACCTCATGCTGTCCCTGCTCCTTCGAGCATTGATTTGTATTACCGTCAAGCAGCGGCAGCTGCCGCAATGCAAAAGCCGCTTCCTTATAATTTATACGCAGGTGTTCATAATGTAGGACCGCTTGCAAGCTTGCCAGTTTCTGCCACGTCACCTTTCTCTCACCTCTCAGCTTCCAGCTCGCTATCTTCTTTAAGCAGCTATTACCAAAACGCTTCGGCGGCAGCAGTAGCCGCAGCAACTGGTGCGACATCGACTAGTAACCCAATAGCTGTTGTCAAGCCGATCGCTTCACCTCCATTACCATCTATTGCATCGACAGTAGGCCCACCGTCTCAAATAAATGCTGTAACAGATCAGCGGTACTCACCATGTTCACCTATTCAACAGTCGCCTACAAGACATATCGTATTATCGCGTTCCCCCAGTCCTACTCTTAACCCAGGAAGCCCTCCAGGCAGATCACGTGAAAGCTCCCAGCTCCAGTCTGACGATGATGATCAAATTCATGTTTGA